The proteins below are encoded in one region of Alkalihalobacillus sp. TS-13:
- the clpC gene encoding ATP-dependent protease ATP-binding subunit ClpC, whose product MMFGRFTERAQKVLALAQEEAIRLGHNNVGTEHILLGLVREGEGIAAKALSVLGLSPEKIQKEVETLIGKGQESVQTIHYTPRAKKVIELSMDEARKLGHSYVGTEHILLGLIREGEGVAARVLNNLGVSLNKARQQVLQLLGSNESSSSSGGSSVNANTPTLDSLARDLTAVARDDSLDPVIGRSKEIERVIEVLSRRTKNNPVLIGEPGVGKTAIAEGLAQQIINNEVPETLRDKRVMTLDMGTVVAGTKYRGEFEDRLKKVMDEIRQAGNIILFIDELHTLIGAGGAEGAIDASNILKPALARGELQCIGATTLDEYRKYIEKDAALERRFQPIRVNEPTNDESVQILKGLRDRYEAHHRVTITDDAIDAAVKLSDRYISDRFLPDKAIDLIDEAASKVRLRSYTAPPNLKELEQRLESVRKEKDAAVQSQEFEKAASLRDSEQKLREELESTKNTWKEKQGQENTEVTPEDIALVVSNWTGVPVSKLKQEETERLLNMEDILHNRVIGQEEAVKAISKAIRRARAGLKDPKRPIGSFIFLGPTGVGKTELARALAEALFGDEDATIRIDMSEYMEKHTTSRLVGSPPGYVGHEEGGQLTEKVRRNPYSVILLDEIEKAHPEVFNILLQVLEDGRLTDSKGRTVDFRNTVVIMTSNVGANTLKRNKHMGFTTQSEDQAYENMKTKVMDEMKKAFRPEFLNRIDETIVFHTLEKEHLKHIIGLMSNQLQKRLAEQGIDIEMTEAALEKIAEEGYDPDYGARPLRRALQRRIEDRLSEELLRGTIAKGQTVRIDVENNDFTVNTVGAGT is encoded by the coding sequence ATGATGTTTGGTCGATTTACGGAAAGAGCGCAAAAAGTCCTCGCTCTTGCACAAGAGGAAGCGATCCGCCTAGGGCATAACAATGTTGGAACTGAGCATATTTTGCTTGGTTTGGTACGTGAAGGTGAAGGCATTGCAGCAAAAGCACTTTCTGTTCTAGGATTAAGTCCTGAAAAAATTCAAAAAGAAGTCGAAACACTGATTGGCAAAGGTCAGGAGTCCGTCCAAACGATCCACTATACACCAAGAGCCAAGAAAGTCATTGAATTATCGATGGATGAAGCTCGGAAACTTGGTCACTCTTATGTTGGAACTGAACATATATTACTAGGTTTGATCCGTGAAGGGGAAGGCGTAGCAGCGCGAGTACTGAACAACCTCGGGGTAAGCCTGAATAAAGCACGTCAGCAGGTACTGCAACTGTTGGGAAGCAACGAATCTTCCTCGTCATCAGGCGGATCTTCAGTCAATGCGAATACACCAACACTTGATAGTCTTGCGAGAGATCTCACAGCTGTAGCTCGTGACGACAGTCTTGATCCAGTCATCGGCCGCAGTAAAGAGATTGAACGTGTCATCGAAGTGTTGAGCCGTCGTACGAAAAACAACCCGGTTCTGATCGGGGAGCCAGGTGTCGGTAAAACAGCGATTGCAGAAGGACTCGCACAACAAATCATCAATAATGAAGTGCCGGAAACGTTAAGAGATAAACGCGTTATGACACTTGATATGGGGACAGTCGTCGCTGGAACGAAATACCGTGGTGAATTTGAAGATCGATTGAAAAAAGTAATGGATGAAATCCGCCAGGCCGGAAACATCATCTTGTTCATCGATGAGCTCCACACATTGATTGGTGCTGGAGGTGCAGAAGGTGCAATCGATGCTTCAAACATTCTGAAACCTGCCCTAGCTCGCGGTGAACTGCAATGTATCGGTGCAACGACATTAGATGAATATAGAAAATATATTGAAAAGGACGCGGCTTTAGAAAGACGTTTTCAACCGATCCGTGTCAATGAGCCGACTAATGACGAATCCGTCCAGATTCTAAAAGGATTGCGTGACCGTTATGAAGCCCATCATCGTGTCACAATCACGGATGATGCAATTGATGCGGCCGTAAAATTATCAGACCGTTACATTTCCGATCGTTTCTTACCAGACAAAGCGATCGACCTGATCGATGAGGCAGCTTCGAAAGTACGCCTCCGTTCCTATACAGCACCTCCGAACTTGAAAGAGCTCGAACAGAGGCTAGAAAGCGTCCGCAAAGAGAAGGATGCTGCGGTTCAGAGTCAAGAATTCGAAAAAGCGGCTTCGCTACGTGATTCAGAACAAAAATTGCGTGAAGAGCTAGAGTCGACGAAGAATACATGGAAAGAGAAGCAAGGTCAGGAAAATACAGAAGTGACTCCTGAAGATATCGCCCTTGTGGTGTCCAACTGGACTGGAGTTCCGGTCTCCAAACTGAAGCAAGAAGAAACAGAACGGCTACTCAATATGGAGGATATCCTTCATAATCGGGTGATCGGTCAAGAAGAAGCAGTCAAGGCGATTTCCAAAGCGATACGACGTGCCCGTGCTGGATTAAAGGATCCGAAACGACCGATCGGTTCATTCATTTTCCTTGGACCGACTGGTGTTGGTAAGACGGAGCTTGCCCGTGCACTTGCCGAAGCATTATTCGGTGATGAGGATGCGACGATCAGAATTGATATGTCCGAGTATATGGAAAAGCATACGACAAGCCGACTCGTCGGTTCACCTCCAGGATATGTCGGCCATGAGGAAGGCGGACAGCTGACTGAAAAAGTACGCCGTAACCCATACTCCGTCATCCTGTTGGATGAAATCGAAAAGGCCCATCCTGAAGTGTTCAACATCTTACTTCAAGTACTTGAAGATGGTCGCTTGACCGATTCGAAAGGGCGTACCGTCGACTTCCGTAACACGGTTGTTATCATGACTTCCAATGTCGGAGCTAATACATTGAAACGTAACAAGCATATGGGCTTCACGACCCAATCAGAAGATCAGGCTTATGAAAATATGAAAACCAAGGTAATGGACGAAATGAAAAAAGCATTCCGTCCAGAGTTCCTGAACCGTATTGATGAAACGATCGTGTTCCATACACTTGAAAAAGAACACCTCAAGCACATCATCGGCTTGATGTCGAACCAGCTTCAGAAACGCCTTGCTGAGCAAGGTATTGATATTGAAATGACTGAGGCTGCGCTTGAGAAGATCGCTGAAGAAGGATACGATCCGGATTATGGTGCACGTCCATTGCGCCGTGCCTTACAACGCAGAATCGAAGACCGTCTATCTGAAGAGCTGCTTAGAGGTACAATCGCCAAAGGCCAGACAGTACGGATTGACGTGGAAAACAACGACTTCACAGTCAATACTGTCGGTGCAGGGACCTGA
- a CDS encoding protein arginine kinase: protein MSLKKFISEAISPWMKREGPDSDIVLSSRIRLARNFENHVFPTISNDQQADEVNQQIRKHYQNETYGNVGVLSYIDIDDLKPIEKRVLVEKHLVSPNLTEEPKHSGVLMSDEENVSIMINEEDHIRIQCLFPGFQLVEALTLASGIDDWFEEKLNYAFDEQHGYLTSCPTNVGTGMRASVMMHLPSLVLTQKIQRIVPAINQLGLVVRGIYGEGSEAQGNVFQVSNQMTLGKSEQDIVEDLRGVVIQLIEEERSSRKQLLETSKLQLEDRVYRSLGILANSRIIQSKEATKCLSDVRLGIDLKLIEGISHTILNELMILTQPGFLQQYAGATLTPDERDIRRATLIRERLKLEKNNE, encoded by the coding sequence ATGTCTCTTAAAAAATTTATCAGTGAAGCGATTAGCCCTTGGATGAAAAGAGAAGGTCCTGATTCGGATATTGTCTTAAGCAGTCGGATCCGGTTAGCAAGGAACTTTGAAAATCATGTTTTTCCAACTATTTCGAACGATCAGCAAGCAGATGAAGTAAATCAACAAATCCGAAAACATTATCAGAATGAAACATATGGTAATGTAGGTGTCTTATCGTATATCGATATAGATGATTTGAAACCGATTGAAAAACGGGTTTTAGTAGAAAAACATTTAGTCAGTCCGAACCTCACAGAAGAACCGAAGCATTCGGGAGTGTTGATGAGTGATGAAGAAAATGTAAGCATCATGATCAATGAAGAAGACCATATCCGGATCCAGTGCCTTTTTCCAGGCTTTCAACTGGTTGAAGCTTTGACTTTAGCAAGCGGTATAGACGATTGGTTCGAGGAAAAACTGAATTATGCGTTTGATGAACAACATGGCTATCTTACAAGTTGCCCGACGAATGTTGGTACAGGGATGAGAGCATCGGTCATGATGCATTTGCCATCTCTTGTGTTAACACAGAAAATTCAGCGTATCGTCCCAGCGATCAACCAGTTAGGTCTAGTTGTCAGAGGAATTTACGGAGAGGGCAGCGAAGCACAGGGTAATGTGTTTCAAGTTTCAAATCAAATGACATTGGGTAAATCTGAACAGGATATTGTAGAAGATTTAAGAGGAGTCGTCATCCAGCTCATAGAAGAGGAGCGATCCTCCAGAAAACAATTGCTTGAGACCTCGAAATTGCAATTAGAGGATCGGGTTTACCGGTCACTCGGTATCCTAGCAAACAGTCGAATCATACAATCTAAAGAGGCCACTAAATGTTTATCGGATGTACGGCTTGGAATCGATTTGAAATTGATAGAAGGTATTTCACACACAATATTGAATGAACTTATGATACTCACTCAACCAGGATTTTTACAACAATACGCAGGCGCAACGTTGACCCCTGATGAAAGGGACATCCGCCGAGCAACGTTGATACGTGAGAGATTGAAATTGGAAAAGAACAACGAATAG
- a CDS encoding UvrB/UvrC motif-containing protein translates to MYCQECQQRPATLHFTKIINGKKTEFHICEQCAKDKGDLIPGSNSFSIHNLLSGLLNFDQSIGGASSQPEKQVTKCSQCGLSYAEFAKIGRFGCTNCYKTFESKLTPMFKRIHGGNTSHTGKIPKRIGNDLIERKKIDQLKQQLQQLITQEEFEEAAKIRDEIRMMEKRFKGGS, encoded by the coding sequence GTGTACTGTCAAGAATGCCAACAAAGGCCAGCAACTTTGCACTTCACGAAAATCATCAATGGGAAAAAGACTGAATTTCATATATGTGAGCAATGTGCAAAGGATAAAGGAGATTTAATACCAGGATCCAATTCGTTTTCAATTCACAATTTATTATCAGGACTACTTAATTTCGATCAATCGATAGGAGGCGCCAGCTCTCAACCAGAAAAACAAGTCACGAAATGTTCTCAATGCGGGTTGAGTTATGCTGAGTTTGCGAAGATCGGTCGGTTTGGCTGCACGAATTGCTATAAAACTTTCGAGTCGAAATTGACCCCGATGTTTAAGCGAATCCACGGCGGAAATACAAGCCATACTGGAAAAATTCCGAAACGCATAGGTAATGATCTAATTGAGCGTAAAAAGATCGACCAACTTAAGCAGCAACTGCAACAGCTTATCACACAAGAAGAATTTGAAGAAGCTGCTAAAATAAGAGATGAGATTCGAATGATGGAAAAACGGTTCAAAGGGGGGAGCTGA
- a CDS encoding CtsR family transcriptional regulator: protein MKNISDIIEAHLKEIIKESHKKAIEIKRSEIAEKFQCVPSQINYVINTRFTIEKGFIVESKRGGGGYIRIIKVETDSSTILLDEILKMINLRISQAASENIIYRLFEERIITKKEARLMKSVIDRSTINIVLPYRDELRANLLRAMIQSLKYKD from the coding sequence ATGAAAAACATATCTGATATTATTGAAGCGCATTTGAAGGAAATCATTAAAGAAAGCCATAAAAAAGCAATTGAAATCAAACGAAGTGAAATTGCTGAGAAATTTCAATGTGTCCCCTCACAAATCAATTATGTCATCAATACCAGGTTTACGATTGAAAAAGGCTTTATTGTGGAAAGTAAAAGAGGAGGAGGAGGATATATTCGGATTATTAAAGTAGAAACAGATAGTTCGACCATTTTACTTGATGAAATCCTCAAAATGATTAACTTACGTATCAGCCAAGCTGCTAGTGAAAACATCATCTACAGGCTATTTGAAGAAAGAATTATAACGAAGAAAGAAGCACGGCTGATGAAAAGTGTAATCGATCGCTCCACAATCAATATCGTATTGCCTTATCGGGATGAACTACGTGCAAATCTGTTACGAGCAATGATACAAAGCTTGAAATATAAAGATTGA